The Brachypodium distachyon strain Bd21 chromosome 4, Brachypodium_distachyon_v3.0, whole genome shotgun sequence nucleotide sequence TGCAACGACTGTACATACACATCTGATTGCCCAGCCACTAGTCCACTATCTTTGCCTCCGCGGTGCACCAAGCCATGGCCCAGCAATATCTGATCTGAATCTCACTGCCTCCCTTTGGAGAAACCATTGCATGCACCAAGATCATGGCCCTGTCCCCTGCCAAATGCAAATAAAGCATATATTGTGCCTATATATTCATGAGGTAGCTAGTAATACACCATCACTGCATCAGCAAATTCACAAACTGAACATTTCTCAGCAACATACTGAGAACCAAGAACAAACAGCCATGATCCATCCCAAGAGGTTTACTCAGTTGCTGAGGAAGTGGCAAAGAGTCAGGATGATCTCCAGAGACGACGAAGCCTGCTGCACGACATCGCAGGTCGCAGACAAGGGCCACTGCACTGTTTACACGGCGGATGGGAGGCGGTTCGAGGTCCCGTTGGCTTACCTCGGCACGACAGTCTTCGGTGAGCTACTAAGGATGTCCCGGGAGGAGTTTGGGTTCACATGCGACGGCAGGATCACACTGCCCTTAGATGCAGTTGCAATGGAGTATGTCATGTGCTTGCTCAGAAGAAACGCCTCTGAGGAAGTAGAGAGGGCGTTCCTGAGCTCTGTAGTAAGGTCTTGCCATTATTCGAGCTCTATTATGCCATCCGTGTCACTGCGCCGGCAGCTTGCAGTTTGTAGCTCCTGAAGATATGCATAGTTTGCCATCATTGTTCTTCATTTTGCATGTCATATCCAATACAATTTCAAATAGTTTAACACAGGAGAATGGAAGTTAAATATTAGCGTACCAGCTTGTTGCATCCTATGGAGTACCCAAAAAATTGACATATTCAGCATTCAGAGTACAGATGTTTAGCTCATAGAAGCGCTAAAGCCTAACAGGCAACCACTACAATTCAAAGAATCAAGGGTGTACTTCTATGCTCTAACACCTAACAGGCAACAACTACAATTCAAAGAATCAGTGTGCTtctatgctaaaaaaattgTTAAAATATACTTATTAATAATTTCAAGCAAATTAAAAATTGTATATATGCAGTTCTTTCAGATAATACAATGTTTAGACTTTAGAGGCAAATCAAAGCAAGCTGGCAAGGGACAAGGTCATGAACTTAGCACATGCAATGTTTAGACTTTAGAGGCTATCTCTTTGGTCCTTATTGGAGCCAGTAGTGGTAGTGTTTGGGTGATTGGATATCACAATGTGCTGCCATACTGACCTGCTTAATGGCTCATGGGCATGCTTCATGAGGACTACATGTAAGTTGGGTCCAAGATGTGAACAGTGAGGAACAGTTCTGTTTGCAATGAGATATTAATTATTTAAGATCTGAATGTCCCCTGAGATTGAGATATGTAGTCTGATCGTTGTTGCCACTGCCTGCAATAAGTTGTTTTTGAACGACAACTAGTTTTAATGTGTTCAGGGATCCAAACAAGTGAACAACGTGCCCAACAATTTCATATAACCTCTTTAGCTGGTAGTCTGTTTGACATCTCATGTGAACTTCATTTCATAGCTGCTTCTTACACTCTCCAATATGGACCTACCGGACTACATTTAGCTTATTATCAATATTGAGTTCTGAACAGTTCTACTCAACGATATTTCCCAGTTGAGACTTGAAGCAATCATATCTCTTTCTGAAAAATAGAGCAGGAACTAACATCAAGAGCAAAAGAAAGAGAACCCATGTTTCCTGGTCTCAAATGTGTCCTGTGTGCATGCCCTCAGGCAACTTGCTGCAACATCAAGAAGTATATTCTAGTTTTCATTTGCAGCACGTCATGTGGTCGCTTCATTCAACCCATGTTTCCTGGTCTGTATTTTGCTGTGGGCACTACCTGGTTTCAAGTTTCAAATGAAAAGGCTGATTCGTCACCATCCAATGGATACCTAAATAGACCCAATTCTCAGGGCGTCTATATGATTGGAATTTTAACCAGGGTGTCATCGTGATGTATGATGTTGAAATTTTGGACTATTGTGCAACATCATCATTTAGCTCAGCGTTGCAGGATCAGACCCTCAAAAGCGGtactcaagaaaaaaaaacacatccCATATTAAATATTGCAACCACGACTATATCCTTCTTTGGGACATATAGTGTGCCAGATTATTCTATAGAAACGGCATATTCTGAAAGCATGAAAGCATTCAGAGGTAGTGGCAACTTACAAGCATTGCAGGAGTAACCTCTGGCACTCGTCGAGATatatcccaaaatcccaaatGTGGCTAGAGTTCCCATGTCAAATAATAATCGGCAACCTGTCCATTATCGTGTATCATTATATGACTCTTAACCGTAATTTCTACGAAACAGAAAGGCAAAGGCATTAGAAGATCTCACCGGGATGTGCAATGGAAGAGGTGCTCGAGCCGCCGCGCGGCGCACGCACGCGTAGAAGGGACCCCCACGcgcgcccgacgccgccgccaatcGCCCCGTACCGGGGGGCATGAGCGGAAGATTTGGTAGCGCTCGCGCCTGATCCGCTTCCCTGATAGACGGAGGCTTGGTGGCAGCCTCGTCCCCGCTGCGCTCGCCCATCGTCGAAGCAGGCGAGAGCAAATCCGACCTACCGAGCCGCAACTTCCTGGGTAAACGGTAATACAGAGTTTTCCGAGGGGTCCACGTGCAAAATCTCAAGAACCACTTGGGGTGCGTGTATCGATCTTTACAGCTCACCTGAGATCGGACGGTCGATGAGAAACCTCGGTCTTGTGCCATGCGAAGgtgtcaagaaaaaaattgaacaacaTTTGCACCGTTTGAAAAGATTTACTGCCTGCGATCCAAAATTTTACAGCCGGGCAAGCAATGCTCACTCAGCCAACTTGATACACAGTCTAGAGTCTTGACTTTgctggggagggagggagtgttttctaattcttgtcgaaatattacatgtaactagacgtttttaaaaaatagatacatccatttttaagcaaatttgagacaagaattaagGAACGGATGTAGTACCTATCATCAGATTGGCATAGAAAGAAATCATATGATTTCATATGATTGTACCATTTGACGATTCTATGAGATGCCAGAATATAACAAGCTCACTCTCGTTTGAGATACTTTGCATTCCAGCAGGGCAGAATTAACTTCAGGGATCATACGATTAAAACTTGGTGCAACGTCCAGAGCCTTGACTTTGCAGGGTGGCATGTAAATAAATGAGTTTATACGATTTGATATGGTTGTACCATTTGAGACTTCCATCACACAGAAAGAGTTTGATTCTCACTTCAGATAAACTATATAATAACCTCTGGGGCATATACAAACGATAGaaatgcagcagcagtttgGGAGCAGAACACAAATCCTTCTTCACTCAATTGAGTAAAATGAAATGCACTAGAGAAGTATATAGTAACCTACAGGTATATGGTGTGGTGTTGTTTAGAAAGCGGCAAAGGTGTAATCATGGTCCACTTTGCGCGCTACG carries:
- the LOC100822800 gene encoding auxin-responsive protein SAUR36, whose protein sequence is MIHPKRFTQLLRKWQRVRMISRDDEACCTTSQVADKGHCTVYTADGRRFEVPLAYLGTTVFGELLRMSREEFGFTCDGRITLPLDAVAMEYVMCLLRRNASEEVERAFLSSVVRSCHYSSSIMPSVSLRRQLAVCSS